The DNA sequence ATCGCGTGCAGCGACGGCACGCTGTAATGGTCATTGTCGCAGTGCGTAATCAAGACCGCATCCAGATGCGGGATGTTTTCAGGCGCAATCGGCATGTCGATCAGAAGCGGCATATCAAAGTCCTTCAGCATCGGATCCATCATGATGCAGGTGCCGCGGGTGTTCACGAACATCCCTCCGCTGCCCAGCCAGCGGACTTCCGTGTGGTCGATCGGTTGGAACGCTTCTTCTCCAAAGAATACGGTAGGTGGTGGAACGGCTTGTTTGTGTGTTGCCATTTTCTTTTCCTCCTTCTGTTCGGGTTCATCCGGACAACTGCAGACTATCTTATTGTGCTTATCTTAACGCTGTTTGAGCGCCAAATCCAATATTTGTTTTGTATCATGAATCATGCCTGGAAAGCATATTTCATTTCCTCGATGAACTTCGCGACGACAGGAGGGAAAGTTTGGTATTTTTTCCAAGCAATCACAACGCCCGTTTCCAAAACTGGATCCAGCAGTTTAAAGCAGAGCGGACTATCCTCGGACTCCGGAACCAACTTCTCCAGACAAAGCGAATATCCCAGATCTGCCTCCACCATGATGGCTGCATTGTAGATCAGATTGTAGCTCCCGATGATGTTCAGGCGATCGTATGCGTCACCGAACCAGTTCGCCAACTCATTGCGGACAATCGATCTGCCCGCTACCAAAATCGGATAAGGCAGTAAGTCATCCGGCTTGATTTCCGTTTTTTGCGCCAAGGGACTGTCTTTTCTCATGAGGACGCCCCATCTTTCTTTTTGCGGAATCCGGAGGAAATCGAACTTTTCGACGTCCACCGGTTCCGTCAACAGACAGATATCAAGCAGTCCTTTATTGGCCCGGTCCTTGATTTCGTCGGCATCCGCGCTGTGAAACTTGTAGGTGACCTGCGGATAATCCAGACTGAAGCTTTTGACGTGCTCCGCCAACAGCCGCATGAACTGTGTTTCGCCACCGCCGATCGCAATTTCACCATTCATGAGCGGCTTCTGCTGCTTCAGCTCCTTCTCGGTCCGATGGGTCAAGTCCAGAATTTCTTCAGCCCTTCGCTTCAGGAGCAAACCCTCGCTTGTCAAAGTGATTTTCCTTTTTCCGCGCCGGAACAACTGGACGCCCAGTTCTTCCTCCAACTGCATCATCTGCCGGGATAATGTCGGTTGTGTGATGTGCAATTTTTCGGCTGCGCTGGTGATGTTTTCCTCATAAACAACCGTCAAAAAATAATGCATGACCCTTAATTCCATAATTACTGTGCTCCGTTTGCTGATTATTTCGCCATCGAAGGCGTTTACACTTCCATGATGACACAAGTATCCCCATCCGACAAGCGGGAGCCCAAAACAGAAAAACGCTGCATTTCCGCATCAATAGTGCGGCTTTGTAGCGTTTCCCCTTATATCGGATATTCCATTTTGTATGACGCGATTCCTTCGGCGAAACGTTTGATGCCGTCCTCCAGGAGTGCTTTCGGGCAGGCATAATTCCAGCGGACAAAACGCGAACCGTTGCCGCCGAAGACATTTCCCTCGGACAGGTACAGTCCGGTATTCGCTCGGATGTAGGCGCACAGTTGGTTCGTATCTTCCGTAATCGCCGCGCAATCGACCCAGGCCAGATAGGTTGCCTCAGCCTCGATCACTTGGACTTTGGGAACAAATTCCTTCAAAGAAGCGATCAAAAATTGTCTGTTCTGCTCCAAGTATTCCCGCAGCTCCTCCAGCCATTCTTCCCCTTCGTCGAAAGCCGCTTCAGCCGCTTGGATCGCGAAAGTATTCGGTTCCGCCACTTCATCCGTATTGATCCCTCTGTCCACTTGTTTTCTGATTTCAGGATTCGGGATGACGATCGCCGCTGTCTGCAGTCCGGCGATGTTGAAAGCTTTTGTCGGCGCAATGCAAGTGATTGTCCGGTCAGCAATTTCCTCGGAAATGGACGCAAGAGGGATATACGCGTGGCCGATGTGCGTCAGATCGCAATGGATTTCATCACTCACGATCAGCACATTATACTTGATGCACAGTTCGGCGATCCGTTCCAGCGTCGGCCGATCCCAAACTTTGCCGATCGGATTATGCGGGTTGCAGAAAATGAATAGCGAAGTCGTTTCGCGGGACAGTTTTTCCTCCAGATCCGCATAATCGATGGCATAGCTTTCGTCTTCATAGCGCAATTCGCTTGCCAATACCTTCCGACCGTTGTTCAGGATGGAATTATAGAAAATGTTGTAGACCGGCGCAAGAACAACGATGTCATCGCCTATTTCCGTCATTTTCCGCACAATCGAAGAAATGGCCGGAACGACACCCGTGCAATACAGGATCCACTCCTTTTCCATCGTAAATCGATGCCGCCTCTGCCACCACCTGATGATGCTTTCGCGGAAAGTGTCAGGGACGGTATTGTAGCCGAAAGCGCCTTTTCGAAGACGCTTTTCGATGGCGTCGACAACAGCAGGCGCCGTTCCGAAGTCCATGTCCGCCACCCACATCGGCAGCTCGTCCGCTTTGACGTCCCACTTATAAGAGTTGGTGTTCCGTCTTTCGAGGATCTGGTCAAAATCGAATGGCATATTCCTGTTCCTCCGCAAGCTGGTATTTGGTGTTCTCGGCCGCGATTTCCGGGTCATCCAGGATCAGTTCTCCGATTCCCGTAGCGGTTATCGTGCCGCTGATCGGATTCTTGACGCTGTCGATGCGGCTGTTCGCTTGAACGTCGACCGTCGAATATTCGAACGCCAGATCCGTGTTGATGATCGTGCAATTCTCCATCTTCACGTTTTCCATGTAGCACATGCCTTGGTTGCTCTCGATGATGCAGTCGATGAAGGTGATATTCTTGGAATTCCAACCCAAATATTCGCCGATGATCATCGAATCCCTGACGACCACATTCTCGCAATTCCAAAAAGCATCTTTTGAAAGCAACTTGGCATGTGATACCTCGATATTCTTGGCGCCATCAAAGGCATAGTTGCCCGACAGCGTAAAGTGCTCGATATGGATATTTTCGCTGTTCATCGCAAAATAATCGCCTGCTGCGTTGACGTGTTTCAACGTGATATCGTTGCAGTTCCATAACGTTTCTTGGGCATTTGGCATTTCCACTCGTTCCAGCGTG is a window from the uncultured Trichococcus sp. genome containing:
- a CDS encoding LysR family transcriptional regulator — translated: MELRVMHYFLTVVYEENITSAAEKLHITQPTLSRQMMQLEEELGVQLFRRGKRKITLTSEGLLLKRRAEEILDLTHRTEKELKQQKPLMNGEIAIGGGETQFMRLLAEHVKSFSLDYPQVTYKFHSADADEIKDRANKGLLDICLLTEPVDVEKFDFLRIPQKERWGVLMRKDSPLAQKTEIKPDDLLPYPILVAGRSIVRNELANWFGDAYDRLNIIGSYNLIYNAAIMVEADLGYSLCLEKLVPESEDSPLCFKLLDPVLETGVVIAWKKYQTFPPVVAKFIEEMKYAFQA
- a CDS encoding MalY/PatB family protein, producing MPFDFDQILERRNTNSYKWDVKADELPMWVADMDFGTAPAVVDAIEKRLRKGAFGYNTVPDTFRESIIRWWQRRHRFTMEKEWILYCTGVVPAISSIVRKMTEIGDDIVVLAPVYNIFYNSILNNGRKVLASELRYEDESYAIDYADLEEKLSRETTSLFIFCNPHNPIGKVWDRPTLERIAELCIKYNVLIVSDEIHCDLTHIGHAYIPLASISEEIADRTITCIAPTKAFNIAGLQTAAIVIPNPEIRKQVDRGINTDEVAEPNTFAIQAAEAAFDEGEEWLEELREYLEQNRQFLIASLKEFVPKVQVIEAEATYLAWVDCAAITEDTNQLCAYIRANTGLYLSEGNVFGGNGSRFVRWNYACPKALLEDGIKRFAEGIASYKMEYPI
- a CDS encoding DUF3737 family protein; the protein is MEHLNQQLFTGERALFKGKDLQISHSVFADGESPLKESNNIALDNTIFRWKYPLWYARNIQANNITLVETARSGIWYTNGIIIADSMIQAPKTFRRATDITLERVEMPNAQETLWNCNDITLKHVNAAGDYFAMNSENIHIEHFTLSGNYAFDGAKNIEVSHAKLLSKDAFWNCENVVVRDSMIIGEYLGWNSKNITFIDCIIESNQGMCYMENVKMENCTIINTDLAFEYSTVDVQANSRIDSVKNPISGTITATGIGELILDDPEIAAENTKYQLAEEQEYAIRF